A window of Daphnia pulicaria isolate SC F1-1A chromosome 4, SC_F0-13Bv2, whole genome shotgun sequence genomic DNA:
ATCTCAGCCTCGGCAGCAACGGCTACTTCAGCAACAGGTTCAACAGCAACGACTTCCTCAATCTTTTCTGCGACTTTCTCTACAACTGGAGCGGGAGCATCAGTGGCGGCCTCGGTGGTAGTCGGGGCGGGATAACTTGGCTTAGGGTATGCCGGGCGAGGGTAGCTGGGATAAGAAGGCTTGGGGTATGAAGGATAAGCTGGAGTAGAATAAGAAGGATAGGCGGCCTTTGGAGCATAAGTTGGCTTGGGGTAGGATGGCTCAGGGTAGGAAGCCTTTGGGTAAGCTGGAGCGGGGTATGCGGGTTTGGGGTAGGCTGGGTATGCGGGCTTGTATTCGTCGTATTTGGCCTGGCCTTCGTATTTGACGTCGGCGACGTAACCATAGTCGTCCGCTTTGTAGGTGACGATCTGTCGTCGGCCGTCGGGGAGATTGACGTAATAGGTTCCAGTCACGACTTTGCCATCGCTGGTTTCCTTGTGTCCAAAGTCGTTGTAGCTTGGTCCATCCAAAACGGCCCAGTCAAATGAGTATGGCATGGGGGCctagaaaagagaaattattgcagcatttcaaaaatattaattataaGATCGACTAAAGCTTTTTACATAATCGTAAGATTTTTCGTATGATGGATAAGCTGGTGCCGGATAGGCTGGTTTGGGGTAGTACGGCTTTTCAGCGGCAAGTGCAGCAACTGCCAAAGCGACGATAATGACGAACTATAGATTTAAATTAGAAAATTGAAACCCAATTTTTCGTTAATTTGTTGATCTTCTCTCTATAATTCTTAATGTTGAAAATATGAGATGGCATTAAAATGTACGAACTCACTTTCATGTTGGCTCAAGAATATTACTAGTGTCTGAGATTGTTCAGAGGATTGGATACACTGATGAATCTCAAGCTCGTCACTGCCTTTATTTATACTGGTTCTGTTGGCCATTCACAAAAAAAGGCGTGGTATTAGCAACACCTTACCATTCAAGTCCGAGAAATTCGACTAAAAGGGAGGAACTGGCAActcataaaagaaaacaaaaaaaggaaactgcTGTACTATACCAACGCGCTGTATACAGCGCGCACCTGATTCAGCTAATGATAACAATCATCTagtgttaaaaagaaaaaaaatcattaaattctTTACTACCATACAGCTTATCCGCGTTTATTTTTACTCTGCTCTTGCCAATTCCGATTTAATTCCGACTTATTATTCTgttcaattcaaaattcccAATAAACAAAATCTTATGTAGCTACATAGCTAGTCCTTCATAAGATAGGTGATGTAGAACCAGAGCTCCGAATAATCGTAAAGTGAAAGATTGTATACGAATCCTTTGAGCAACTTTGAAAGTGAAACATCGTCTACAGCACAATGCATTTGATATACCGCTTTGATGAACAATAATGCGAAGGCCGAGATATCTGAAGAGATGCATTTTttgatgctgttgctgcttCACAGCGCGCAGCCAAGGATGTAAAAAGCCTAGGTATAGCCTACATATCTCACAATATCGTAACAAATCAAACAACCCCAAAATATGACCAATCGCTATCTTATTTTCTCACTGAATCAGCAAAATTCCGACTTTTTAGTTGTTAGGATCGCACAGACATATGTTTTTGATATACTCTGGTACGCTCTGGTATGAAGTGTGAAATGGGCAATTCCTATGCGCCAATGCATTGCACAAGTGAGAGCGGACCAAATCATCGGAGTATATACCTAGACGAGAGTGAAGTCCGTTCGAGTAGACAAGGCCACAGCAATGACGCAAATCTACGTCTTGTCCAACAGAGTTATAGGACTTGATGGGATCTCTAAAGAAATCAACTAGGCCACCCAGCAGTGGAAGTTGTGAGTGCCTTTCATAATGTATCAGCGGTTACCCTACATAATTTTACGGTCTCTTTAACTTGATAAACATTTCTACCGAAGTAACAGCAAGAGTAACAGACGTTGACATCGTCACTCGCATGACCTAAAAGCTCCCGAAAGCACGTTTGGTTTTTCCCCAATGGTGTATAGTGTTTTACGTTGCCATTGATTTCAGCCTCACGACTCGACCTAAAAGCAAACGAACTCGACTGTGCTCCAGCAATAACTATTGACAATCATCACTTCCAGCCTGCTTCcagcaataataaaaaataataattgaaagtGCGGTATTCGCTAATTGAAAACCTTGAGATTGTCAAAGATACAAATGCCTGCATCTGAACTGATCAGGTGAGCAGCATGGCCGTGAGATTATTTCGCACCAGCTTGAATTTAAAGAGAATCCGAAAATCTCTACCGCTTCCAGCGATAGACGATTTGTGATTATCAATGGACAATAGTCATGTGCTGGACAACCCTGAAACGCCACACCAGCCAGCAATGTATTGGCTCGAAAATTCGCACGCATCTTGGCACAAATACCGAAGGTGTTCCAAGTACAAACGTTGTTAATGTTGTTGTTACCGGGTCCAATAGAATATATAGCAAGGCTTTCCCAAAAGTGAAAATTCGGCCATCCGATGAATAATAGTCGTCCGCGctcctattctttttttaaaagctttCGGGTCTGTGGACAAAAGGGAGGATAGATAGGATATAGCCCCTCTTCTCGGCCGTCTAAAACCTGTGCCATCTACCGCTTGTTGCGACCAGCTTCGGGTGCCTTGCACAGCAGTACCTTATCAAAAGTAATTAAGCCGCAAACGCACAGCGAGTACTGCGCTAATGCGCAACAGGTGACGGCCCTACATAACAAAAAGGGCGTTCAGAAAATCAAAttggtctttttattttttttttactttaaagagTCTCGGACACAGCCTTGAGACCGCGCGTATTCAAGACCCAgtttttctcccaaattttattttaaaggaaTTTTGACGatgccacaaaaaaaaactagattaaaaaacaaaacagaaatgtgATATACGCAATTAGTTGGCTGTCTGTTGCGTCTGGCATATTAAAACACGATAATAcatttggaaataaaaaagaacggaTAACGGATTTAGCTTCCTACCATTCACGGGTATAACGGCGCTGTAAAGAAAGTCGTGACGCAACAACATCCCCGCGCTTCTATATATTCTCTTAGAAATCGAGAGCGGTATACATCTTTTCGCTGCTGTATACTTTGTTGTATATAGACGACGTATATACAAGGAACAAAGAGTTCATCAGATACAACCAAATCAGTTGCGCTTGCGGTACAAACGGGTCCAAAGCACAGAGGCGGAATATTTGGAGTCTGTGTGGGAAGCGGGGAAAAGGGGATTTACAAATCCCTGCGATCCAGCAGCACGTCATCAGTTCAATCTATACaatcaagagagaaaagagggtGACGATCAAAGGAGACAGGTCGTTTGTTACGATTGCCCCGCAGAGAAGTTGTCGGTGCCCTCCGCCCAGGTCTGCCGTAATAATTTCACAGTCGGAGGTCGACCGAAAAATTTCGAAGCCTCAAATAACAACACGCGCAACGCATAAAATGTCAAATATACTGGTCATCACCGGACTTGACTGCTGCGTTTTCCGTCACTGTCACACCCCGTTGCGTGGAATTTCACATTCCAAATCTAATTGCCGAAAAgtgttttaatatttcaaattgagAACCGCGCGAATTGTAACAGAAATCTAGAACACAAGGTGAAAATAAAGAGTAGGTTACGTACCTCGTTATACGACGCTAAGGTATCTACCCGTTTATGGAACTGGCGCTGTTGATTATCAACTCTTTTGCTCTCCTCCACCTTGCGGAATTAccattttgactttttattttttatttctttctactTCTTCTCGACTTTATCTTCTCTCAGcaatgagaaaaagagaaaacactcttttgctttatttattttgagtgTGCGTGCTCTCCATTCGAAGGAATCAGCAACGGTCACGGCCAATTCAAGAAGTCAGATGATGAACTACTTTGTAGCGCTTTTCTCGCCAGAGATGGCCAGAACTGATTCGCAAGTTGAGCGTGTCAATAAAATAACGGGGAgatgaaaggagagagaatgCGGGATTCAATCTATAGAGATTTCGATCTCATTCAACAGGACGCGGGACTGACATCGATCGAGGCTTTCACTGGAGTACAGCACGAATGCCGCGTGGCCATCAAGCCAATAAATAGAAACCCCAACAGCCTCTCGCTCGCGTAGATCTGCAGGAATTATAGAGCGGATCATAATCGTTGCCGTCAAGTTTCACTCGTCCGCTTCTATAGTTCAGCATCGCCTATATACAAGCTAGGGCAATCAAGGCGAAGGCCATCGTCGTAAACAACCCACAAACCCGTTGGAGGGGGACAGTTAAGAGCGAATCGCCACGGATCACGAACCTCCGGCAGCGATCATTGCGAAGCGCGATCGGATCTATCggctgcaaaaaaaaagatggcgtTGAAATAGGACGGcatatatatctatctataATATATGCGATGCgttccttttgttttgataataaaaaataatattccgATTGTTTACGTTCTATAGAGGCTTGCAGCTAGAAGCCACTTGGCCAGATTGCTGCTGGCCGccggttctctttttttttttcacgacgtGTGGCCAGACACGCCCTAATGCCTCAGAGGAATTCTATACGGCCTTATGGCTGAGTTTCACGATGTCGTCCTTCTTTTCCCCACTAGCCCATAAACGGGCCATTAAACACCgagggaacaacaacaaaagcgcAAAACGACTTTGAAGTCTCTTAGATTATTTTTTCTAGTGCTAAGGAGATTGAGTCCCTTTTGAAATTACACATGGCGAATATTCATGGGGTACTACATCGTAAAGCCCGGCTTGAATATATAAAGACAATAGATATTGGTCATACCGGGCAATCAAATCATATAAAAAAGCATGATTATACTATACAGTTTCAAATATGGAGAGTCTTTGCAATTGGGGATGTCACGGGGTGTGGTCGcaagtgaaatttttttcccctgaaCAGCGCCGTCGCCATAAGCGGCGATGATGACGGCGAAAAGTCGCAATGACCAAACGCGAAACAATACGAAAACGGAAAACgcgcaaaagagagaaaagcggagttcgtctttttttatcgAGCGTGTCATATCACGGCGCCGGAAGGCATCCCACCCGCGCACATATCCAGCGCTTTCCATGCGCGGCATTTGCAATAAGCCATGGCGGTTGCGTAATGCAACACAAACATCTTTCGACGGCAATATAATGTGTAGTAATGGGAAATAAAGAGCAGCGGAAATGAACAAGAAAcacattaaagaaaaaaggaagagcacggagaattttttgttttttgttgttttgttttcctcatcgGGGGAAAAGTCCGGGCGTGACGACGACCACAAAAGTGAACGCGTAACAGCacaattgttgttttgttttccccctatgtttcaattttttcttttcaacattGTTTTCCCACCGGGGTACACAATTAAAACACTAATTTGTTATCATCGACAATATTGTATCACCACACATCATATAGTCCCAGGGTGGAAACAAGTAGTAGGCCTATATAAGAGGGATAAGTCAACACGATAAAAGCACTAGTCTTTCTGATCAGCTCCTCCAACATCATCGTCATGCATCAGTCTAAGGTCTTTTATTGATACAAATTTTAACTAACGTAATTCATTTCTATAGCAAATAATTCGTTTCCATACAGGCCCAAAGAATTTCGTCCTTCATTTTATTGGTTGCCACTTTGATTGCGGCAGAAGAACAGCCTAACTACGCTCCCGAAGCATCCAAGCCGCCATACGAGGTTCAAATACAAACTTTTACCGTTTTTTAATccgccaataaaaaaaacttataacccgtgtgaatttgaattttcaggCAGCAACTCCAGCGATGCCCCACAGCTTTGCCTGGTCGGTGAAGGACGAAGCGACTAACAACGACTACTCGCATCAGCAAGAAAGCGATGGCAAGGTAACCAGCGGATCCTACCGTGTCGCCATGCCCGACGGCCGCACTCAGATAGTCACGTACCGAGCCGACGACAACGGATACGTTGCCCAAGTCAAGTACGAAGGCGAGGCCATCTCCAAATATCCGGAATACCGAACTTCATCTTCCTCGTACGATAATAACACGCCAAGTTACTCCGGCGTAGAAACAACCACGGCATCAATAATCCCGGCCCAAAAAGATTATAAAGACCTTGAACAAAATGCCCGTTACGAATGAATGAATAAGCGTCACCTTTTCCTAAACTTGCCCACTCATTGCTTGTAAAACTATTTGGCATATGTATTATAGACGAGGCTGGATTTCGAATAAATGTTTCGATGGCGTGACCGGCGCTTCGTTTGGCTTATTGAGATGTGTTTGCATATTATATACCGTTGTCCTTCAGACTTCAGCTTGAAGGCGTGCCACCCATCGTCTGTCGCTCCCGGCAGCCGCCAAATAATTCACGGCCAATTGTTGGCGGGGtttcactttctctctctctctcgcctccTGCTACGGTTTTCTTTTGCAttagccacacacacacacctagaATGCGGCCTATTCATCGCTATCCAACAAGACAATTTTGTTCTCCGACGGATTTTTACATTAGTCAAGTAGTTTGACGAGCCTTGTTAACCATAATTGTCAAACGACGTGTTTTCTCATCCGCGGACactgacaaaaaagaaagaaagaaacaaattatctgcaaattattatttcaggaATTTCGAATGATTTCCACTCGTGCGCGTTGTGGTTATTCACCGGAAGAAAGTCAAAGTCAAAAAGGACTTTTCCCGAAGAGCGGTATCATGTAGCCCGTGGATATTATTTGCTTTCAGACACCGTCACATCGCTCGTTGTGTGCCTAGTTTTGCGTTACTTCACTTTCTGAGTCATGGTGACTTATAGCTCTCCGCCCAATAGCTATAGTACGTATGTCTATATTATACTAAAGGGAAAGGCTCTGTGTATTCTTTTGTGCGTGTGCATTATTTTCAATACGCGGGCTGACGAGCGCCGACTTGGAATGAATATGTCTCACTTTCAGCCGATCATTGAGTTCAGAAGCCAATACATGTATAAGAAAGCCTCTCGTCACGACTCACGCGCTGATTGAATCTCGAATGCTTTTTAGGGACATCATTTTTTAACGACTGCCAGTCAGTGGGACCGAATAAGGCGGTCGTCATCAGATAGATCCGAACCGATCGTATAAATAACCCATCATCATGCCTTTATTGGTTGATCTGGATTGTAATCTTTTATAGCCAACAAAACGAGCTCCTGGATGTATACTATAGGCTATATTTCGTCATCTCCGTTCTTTTCGATTCttgcttcattttttgtttctgttattTTTACGGCGACCAGGGGAGTGTTGCCGTTTTTGGTCAACTCCTCCATAGCAGCAGTGCAGATGGCACAACAGCAGACAGACAGAGATAAACTCGATGCATAATGCACGAAACCGTTGCTGTGCAGATATATACTAGGCGTGGCCATCAATTTTTCGCCCAGATGGtattttcatgttttcttttcaaaaaagcaaCGGAGAACCCATAATATCAAATCTGGAACTGATTTTGTACATATAGCTAGCTACGTTATTGCAACAAATAAGCTTAGAAACGCAAGAATACAAACGAGTGGGTTTGTGCGCTGACGAGGAGAAGAATGCGTTCACGTTGTGACGTCACCTAATGTTCttctgaattctttttttctccctctgtTTCTCTATATAGCGACGATCTATAATTCTTCTAGCGTTCGTATATACCATGTATATTAGCCTATATATTTTGGCTGACGGCCGGCCTTGGAAGACGCGCGTCCGTTCTGTTTTGTCCGACGCCCGTTATTAAATTgctttggttatttttttttttgttcttttttgccCTTGTTTGTTGTCTTTGACTGCCCTCCCCTCTGTGCCTTGGTGTTTTCCCCGGCGAAATTGTTGCCGACTCGCTcgcaaaacgaaaaagaaatcccGCGTGCAACAAAATGTTGAAGAACAATATAATCAAAGGTGGAAGGGGAAAACGCGCTCTATTATATGTATAACGTATAGGTCGCCGTGCTGTGTGGTATATAGTGGCGCTCGTCAACGTAATGCGAAGAATCCGGCCGGCGGCGCCgatgaaagtttcttttttgtcttcttgtaTTCGCACATCCTTTcgaaactgtaaaaaaaaaaaaaaaaaaaaaaaaccgtgtgctattttctttctgggaaataTATATCGTCTgcggaacaaaaacaaacagagcTTTGCGTTTTGCCGGTTTAATACTTTTTCGACAATCTAAACGTCAcgattctcttttgttttttttttcctcgtcaGGGAAATTATATATACCAAAAACGTATACAATGTCTCCCGGTAATGCATAAGGAAGCGCAAATGAGACGTGCcatatccattgggactgatGGATGAAAACGTTTCAACCATCATGTGGccatttttttcacaaaaggAAATCACGAAACACCGGTCTGAATTGATCCACAAGAAACCGCaaatagatttcattttttgttttgacaagTTGAAATCGACCCGCGTTATTCTCTGtcatattttccaattaaattttgtaaaaaataaaaaaaagaacaaaaaaatgtccaattgaaagaagaaagaaaagaactttCCTCTTTTCAATTCCAACGTCCATTCACGACAGTAATTAtttgccaaaaataaaatgcagCCAAACTATTTAAAAACCGGTAAAACCCCTTACTGTGTGAAAGGGAAAATCGCGCACTCATGTCACTGCCGGCTAGCGTCATCACGCATCTGCTGGCAGTTTCGTCATGATTTcgtcgaagaaaaacaaaaatacattttttgttttttacgtcCGTGTTTACGTTCCGTTAACTCTCCTTGGCCATACCACAGCGGAGTTCTGTTTCCAGGTAATATTACGGACAGCGTGGTAATAGTATATAGATAAGCTAAATGTCGATGATGATTGCCTGCGTGCGTCAGAGCGCACGGAATTTCTTTCGCACAAATTTTGACAAAGTCTCCCCTCGGCTAAAATgagttcattttattatttttttcgtaatttcaaacaaacatttttgttgtttttttgtttttttttaacaagcggACAAAATGTATACGTGAACGACGCAGAAGCCCGGAATTCACGTGGCAGTGGGAATCGGGTCAGTTACGTGACCGCCAGATTTTCACGCGGTTCAAAACGTCGTTGGCACTCTCGTTGCTGGTGTGAATAACGAAAAAGAGTCGCCTGACCTTGTGGGGCATCACAAAATCTCGGCAGGTATATATTTACCTGACTCAGTTGAACATGTTTAAAATGTTAACAGCTCGAAGTCACGAAAGCAGCACATCCGGTCGATAATAATCATCCAACTTATTCGTCGTCATCTCGCTTTGTTCGAGTTGGACTTTGTTAAGAGGATGAGTGTAATTGCAAACCAGTATATACAAATGTAGTACTGCGGTCTGTGTAACGCGCCTCCCAATAGCAGCACCAAGTTGGCGTGACCATTGCCGTCGTTGCGGAGAAGTCAGCCAGCCGTAGATTGCGTAACAGCAAGATGAGGGGGGTATTATTGCTCATTTAAATCTTGGGAAGCCAAGGGAAATTCATAATGATGTAAGCAAAACAAACGGGATAGGTACAGCAACAATTTAGTGCGGTTTCGCCCAGCTGCTTTGGGATTTTGCTTAACTAAAAGGTTGAAAATCGGTACCCATGTATAATTTTCAAATCCTTACACGGAGatatttctcttttgaaaagaACCAGCCAGCAGACGGGGGAAATGTCGACCAAAACGGACGCTTGGTTATgcatgaaaaaatgtcagtgaTGATAAACTATGGGTGGCACTACGCTGTACTTATTACTGATCTTTCGCAGGAGGGGCGATGGTGTATCTCCGGTCTGTCGCGCAGTAGGTGGGCGGATCTGCCGAAGGCCAAAGTTGGAGGACAGAGTCAGTCCTCTTCATTCCCAGACGAAATGAAACTAAAAGTGTATTACCATGGCAACAGCTGCAGAGTATAACACCGCAGTAGTTCCCCTGTGCGTCGCACTTACCTGAGACCCGTAAGTAGAGCAACGGTTGGATGGGATAGAAGCCGTTGGTCgagtaaacacacacaaacggccTCGATCAAAAAGTCGTAGTAGCAGCGCcgtgttcttttttattattattcttttccttttggatGAGAGTGAGAAGCCTCACTATTAGGTATAATATACAAAGCTCTTGctgagaggagaaaaaaaaagtgtaacaTGTATTTTACATCcccgaacaagaaaaaaaaaggctgagCAGGTGACCTACATTTTCCGTCCGCGCCCAACCGCCAACCTGCTGCCGATTACGTCACACATTAAATACTTATGTAtagcgttatttttttttttttttaaagaagagatGCCTTCCAGCCCCTCCCCGATTCCACTCTCGCAGAGAGTCGGGTGGGCTGGAAGGCGCCGATGGTCCCGATGGTCCACACCTTGCCCGAAGGCCACGCGCCAATTTGAAATTCGAATTTCGTTCACCTCATTTTATTCCGTTTGTACGTCTTTCGCGCGTTGGCAGACGCATGTAGCGCATTAtttcgaaataaagaaaaacaatcaaaagcatttgatttttttgtttttttcttgtttaacgCGCGACGATGTTTCGCTGGATACATATCCTTTTCGTTTGGGCGCTTTCTCGTCAGCAATATCCTTTGTTCTTTCGAAACACAAACTGTTATATAGACAGCACgctttattatttctcttaCTGTGCTGCTGTCACTCGAAGATTGTTGGGTGACAATAAACGGAGtctcaaaataaaacacaggGCGCGCCTTCCTTTTCGTCGTTGTGTTTCATTGTTCggtacaaatcatttcaatagCTCAGCACGCTCGagcggaagaaaagaaaagatagagCGACAAGAAGGTTAACAACAATCATACGCCGTCGGCAGCCGGCTGTGAAGCGTAAACGTCGTTGCAGAGATGAGAAGCGGATAGATCGCCCACGGGCTAACTTCCATTATTCGACCAATTTTTTCAAGGTAGGCTGTGTATGTATATGAATGACGTAACTACTTTAGATGTCAATCGTGCGGTTTTGCGCGGTGCCAGACACGTAATAGCCagtctgtgtgtgtacacaatgCAGCTCTTGCTACATCGTCTACTACA
This region includes:
- the LOC124335981 gene encoding cuticle protein 8-like: MHQSKAQRISSFILLVATLIAAEEQPNYAPEASKPPYEAATPAMPHSFAWSVKDEATNNDYSHQQESDGKVTSGSYRVAMPDGRTQIVTYRADDNGYVAQVKYEGEAISKYPEYRTSSSSYDNNTPSYSGVETTTASIIPAQKDYKDLEQNARYE
- the LOC124338140 gene encoding adhesive plaque matrix protein-like; this translates as MKFVIIVALAVAALAAEKPYYPKPAYPAPAYPSYEKSYDYAPMPYSFDWAVLDGPSYNDFGHKETSDGKVVTGTYYVNLPDGRRQIVTYKADDYGYVADVKYEGQAKYDEYKPAYPAYPKPAYPAPAYPKASYPEPSYPKPTYAPKAAYPSYSTPAYPSYPKPSYPSYPRPAYPKPSYPAPTTTEAATDAPAPVVEKVAEKIEEVVAVEPVAEVAVAAEAEIAVAAEPIAEPETSTDAV